AATGACTCTTGTATAAGTGAACAATCAAAAAATGACTGTTTGCTGCTCATCTATCATGGTGAGAATCAGACACTACAGCTGACAAACCATCTGTATGATGTTGAGGGGCGTTATATGTGTGAAATCAGGAAATTAGCTGTGAACTGCTTCCTCTATGCAGATGCTTTGCTTATTTCAGCAAACATAATCTTTTCTGCTGAGAAAGTAACATTCTTTAATAACAAAGACACAGTAGACTGATTGAAGCAAAGCAGCATATTACACTTCCATACATCTTTATTGCATCACTGAGgatgaacacaaaacaagatGTTGGCATAGTGATACAGAGGCTGAAGTGAAGCTGCTGAACTCATTGTTCTTGCCAGGCAGTTGAGGTTTAGCTGGTTAGTGAGGCCTATTTtagcccctgctggtagatgtcGTAACTACACCATCTGGCTGCACAAAGCATCTTTCTTCACTCACAGTCTTTTAAACCTGACAGTTTTTcttcatttgaaacatttaaattgtaaatatttgtttatattgtattaCAGTAGATGGTTTATAAACCTTTGGATGATCTTAAGATTTCAAATGGTCTTATATTTGTCCTGTTTGCTGTCTAGGACTACCATTCAGTAATTTTCTGAAGCTAATGCAACATTAAAATGCTACAAATGTCCAAATCATAAAGTGTTTTACATAGGCTGTAGATGAGGTGTCATATTTGTTCACTCAGTTGTTTGCTTGATCAAATCTGTGATAGATCAACTCTTCTTGAACAGAATCAGTGGTGTTTCACTGTTAAAACTACTCTCACTGGTACAACATCTAGtaaaacagaattaaatgtCTGCCATTATATGATGCTTTCAAGAATTTATCATAATAAACAGGTAATTTGAATGTACCAGCAGGGGTGAACAGATAAAACTAACCAGACAAACCTTGAGCTCAACATCCaacaagaaaatactatatACAGAACATATAAGTTAACAGacatacaaaaattaaacaaaatacatataaaaatgcaagAGCAATCCAGAAAAACATGGTTTGAATgggatattatattatattatattatattatattatattatattatattatatatggaTGGGTGATTTGTCTGTAGGGACACATATGTCTCAAGTTTAGGAAACACAGGTGTAAACTACAGTTGTTTCTGTGTCTCTGTCCTCTGGATTACAGTGATGTCCAGTGACTTTAATCTACaatcattgaaaataaaaattaattaacagACAAAATAGCTTATCTGTGATTCTGTTTAATGTTATAACACACAAATATGATTATTCACACAACAGCCAATGGAGATTCAGTGTCAAACTACTGAAAATCACTGCAGTCACAGTCTATTAAATGACAGTATTCATCAGTTTCTGGAGACTCACCTGTTCATATAAAACTGGATTAAACTCTGTGGTGGAGGTCGACAGCAGACCTGTGCAATAGATCAGTGTTATGCTTTAGTAGATACTTActtctttaaaactttttgtAATTCATTCCAGTGCTCATGTATGTCATCCTAAACCCAAccaggcagtctttggtcttctgttttacttatttcataaaaaaacaaacaaacaaacaaaaatcacctttattCTTCTTTTGCTTCCACAGAGCCACTATAATCAATGGAAGTCCTATTAGGAGTAAAACCAAAGCCTCTGCAGTGATGATAATCATAAATGAACCTGAAAAACACAAGAAGAAAAGGTTATACTTCATTTTGATAgttcactttagacattctactaatcataagtaactttgcaactacatgtcaactaattctcattcatTTGCAAATACATGTCTACTGGGGGGCAGCTGTGGCCTTATGGTTAGGGAgttgtaaccgaaaggttgcgggttcgattcccaggtccggcagggatggAAGTTGGGGATagtgaataaccagtgctctctccaccctcaataccacgactgaggtgagtccattgagcaaggcaccaaaccccCGACAGCTCCCTGGGCACTGCAGGGATagctttcctttcctttcctttcctttcctttcctttcctttcctttctactaactctcagaggaGACTGTTAGGtcaggtttagggttagtagaataagttgacactTGCAAAGTGTTAGAAGAGTTTTAGAAGATATTAatcagacagtctactaatactctaatgactagttgacatgcagttgcaaagttacttactgttaatagaatgtctaaagtggactatcaaaataaagtattactgaggagaacaaatatttaagaaatatggAAGGGCAGAAGCTGATCTGACCTGCTGAGGAGATGTGATGATCTGTGATTGTGATGATGGTGGATTGTGGCTCCATGTCTGAAAGCATATTTAGACTGAGCTGTTATACTGACACAGTAATGCATATCCAGTAATTATGGATTTATGACAAGACAAACTTAGGTTGGAAATGTCATATTAAATATCCAGTACCTGGATGGAGGGTGGATGTTgagatttttttctgtggagCTGAGAAACAAGATcacattgtttaaatcaaacaaatgcattaataaaacatCCATTAACAACACAGCATAAACATAGTGGATGAGGCAGATTGTTGCTCAGTGTTGACCATTAGGCACCTTTAATCACATTCAGCTGGATTTGTTTATATTCTCCCCATCCAGCAACACAGCCGTACAGTCCAGCATCTTCCATACTCAGGTTTCTGATGGTCACTATAAATGATCTTGTCTGATGATCGTCCCGCAGTGAGAATCTGCCATTAAACACTGATGACTCTCCTCCATAAGATTTtagtataatattattatctCTGTAATGTCCTTTGTAGAAGTATTTATAAGAGTTTTCATATCCATGATCATAAGGACATGTAATATTCACATGTTCTTCCTCTGTTCCTCTCACTGTAATGTCCACACACACTGAACTGATCactgcacaaacacaaacacatcagcaCACTGCTTTACTCACATACACTGGTAAAATAAGCCATACTTATAGACAATAAACACCTTTTTATCTTTATGAGTTCTTACCCATCAGTAGAAACCCAGAAGTCATCAGTGGAAACTTCATTTCTTCTTCGGTTGAATTCAGAGCTCGAACCTCTCAGCAGTTCCTCGAATGACTTTCTTAATCTCAAATCTCCAATAATCCTTCTAATACTGCTCTCTTCTATCAGtgtagagtaaaaaaaaaaaaaataataataatttgttgcTTATCTCACGTGATGAGAATCAAACACTAGTGCTGATGGACTGTGTGTCTGCATGTGATGTTGAGGGCGTTACATGACCACAATCAGTTTCctgtctgtttctgttttgCCTCCAGTACTTTCAAGAGGTTTTCTGCTGCCCTTTTCTGGCTACAAACCCatacgaaagaaagaaagaaagaaagaaagaaagaagataaattttaaaatagctaaattatataaaaatgtaaaaatattttaaaaatattttttgtacatttattgtattttttttgtatatatatatatatatatatatacacacacatttaaaaaaaaacttaattggTCTTCACTGTTTGCAACAAATATTTAGCatataattcagaaaataaataaatgataaataataatatcacaataataCTTTGTATttgacaaagaaaaaacaaaaaaagaccaaaaacaaaaaacaaaacaaacaaaaaaaaaaaagttgaagcgAGTGACAAATGCTTGCTAGAATTATTTTTAGTGGCGTTCGGCAGGAGGGCAAATATGCTGTAAAACAGaatgttttaaactaaatagaacatttacaaaaggtattttatttaatcagtaaatatatataaaaatatttagtatataattcaaaattttttaaaacaaatttaaaaatcaatcaatcaatataaataaaaataaataatgtatggCCCAGTGACAAATGCTTGCTAGGGTTATTTTTAGtggtaatttatttataaatatatttttccacaaaaactttctaaaagtaaaaaaactttttcacatCACACAAGCAGAAAATGCTTTTAGATAATTATATTTTGACACACGTtttagcaaatatttttttagccaTGTTTTGTATATCAAAAACTGCCTCCATAAAATTGTACTATAATGACATTCTCTTTTGTGAAGTATTTGTAAGAGTTTTCATATCCATAAGCATATGTAATAGtcacttttctctctctccagtCTTCTCACTGTAATGTACACACACTGAACTGCTcactgcacaaacacacatcagtATACTGCTTTACTCACATTCACTGATAAAATAAGCCATAcgttaagaaaataaatactgtttatttactgcaaaaacagaagtTAATGAATTAAAGATCTTCCTGAACTCACCCATCAGTAAAACACAGAAAGTATTAGTGAGAAGCTCATTTTATTGGTCACATCAGTTCTGACAGATGCTAGTGATGATGTAATAAACAGTGACTAACTTGTAAAGATAACTAAAGTTTTCTTCCATGTGACTGAATGCTGTGAAATCAGgaaattaataaagttttttttatttcagttttg
The DNA window shown above is from Labeo rohita strain BAU-BD-2019 unplaced genomic scaffold, IGBB_LRoh.1.0 scaffold_2584, whole genome shotgun sequence and carries:
- the LOC127159869 gene encoding CMRF35-like molecule 1 — encoded protein: MKFPLMTSGFLLMVISSVCVDITVRGTEEEHVNITCPYDHGYENSYKYFYKGHYRDNNIILKSYGGESSVFNGRFSLRDDHQTRSFIVTIRNLSMEDAGLYGCVAGWGEYKQIQLNVIKAPQKKISTSTLHPDMEPQSTIITITDHHISSAGSFMIIITAEALVLLLIGLPLIIVALWKQKKNKGLLSTSTTEFNPVLYEQIKVTGHHCNPEDRDTETTVVYTCVS